The following proteins are encoded in a genomic region of Burkholderia gladioli:
- a CDS encoding GlxA family transcriptional regulator: MTPDLPASLLSADPAPTRLRFGIVLLPNFTLTAFSGFVDMLRLSADDGDYSKPVRCAWSVIGDTLAPVRASCGIQITPWETFDAGGEPYDYVVVVGGLLHSGPQASPEALQFIRRAAEGGANVVGICTGVFALMRAGVLDAHRICVSWFHYWDFIERFPNVDAERLIADRLFVIDRRRITCSGGRASIDVAAAILLRHFDHATVQKALRILLVGEMQKGNAPQPHPPGLEPATHPKVKRAILLMEQHVGRALPLDELACKLDLSARQLERLFKAETGKSPQAFAKQVRLRTAAWLLTSSDRTVADIATSCGFSDASHLGREFRKQFGATPAAYREKGGAAAEVPGETAEAAEIAAAELLDAATHDGSPGHPPSL, from the coding sequence ATGACGCCCGACCTGCCCGCCTCGCTCCTCTCCGCCGACCCGGCCCCCACCCGGCTGCGCTTCGGCATCGTGCTGCTGCCGAATTTCACGCTGACCGCCTTTTCCGGCTTCGTCGACATGCTGCGGCTGTCGGCCGACGACGGCGACTACAGCAAGCCGGTGCGCTGCGCCTGGAGCGTGATCGGCGACACGCTGGCGCCGGTGCGCGCCAGTTGCGGGATCCAGATCACGCCCTGGGAGACCTTCGACGCCGGCGGCGAGCCTTACGACTACGTGGTGGTGGTGGGCGGGCTGCTGCATTCCGGGCCGCAGGCGAGCCCCGAGGCGCTGCAGTTCATCCGGCGCGCGGCCGAGGGCGGCGCCAACGTGGTGGGGATCTGCACCGGCGTGTTCGCGCTGATGCGTGCCGGCGTGCTGGACGCGCACCGGATCTGCGTGAGCTGGTTCCACTACTGGGATTTCATCGAGCGCTTCCCGAACGTCGACGCCGAGCGGCTGATCGCCGACCGGCTGTTCGTGATCGACCGGCGCCGCATCACCTGCTCGGGCGGGCGCGCCTCGATCGACGTGGCCGCCGCGATCCTGCTGCGCCACTTCGATCACGCCACCGTGCAGAAGGCGCTGCGCATCCTGCTGGTGGGCGAGATGCAGAAGGGCAACGCCCCGCAGCCGCATCCGCCGGGGCTGGAGCCGGCCACGCACCCGAAGGTCAAGCGCGCGATCCTGCTGATGGAGCAGCATGTCGGGCGCGCGCTGCCGCTCGACGAGCTGGCCTGCAAGCTGGATCTGTCGGCCCGGCAGCTCGAGCGGCTGTTCAAGGCGGAAACCGGCAAGAGCCCTCAGGCCTTCGCCAAGCAGGTCCGGCTGCGCACCGCCGCGTGGCTGCTGACCAGCTCGGATCGCACCGTGGCCGACATCGCCACCAGTTGCGGCTTCTCCGATGCCTCGCATCTCGGGCGCGAGTTCCGCAAGCAATTCGGGGCGACGCCGGCGGCGTATCGGGAGAAAGGGGGCGCGGCGGCGGAGGTGCCGGGGGAAACAGCCGAAGCCGCGGAAATCGCGGCGGCCGAGCTGCTCGACGCGGCGACGCACGACGGCTCGCCAGGCCATCCGCCTTCGCTCTGA